Proteins found in one Miscanthus floridulus cultivar M001 chromosome 4, ASM1932011v1, whole genome shotgun sequence genomic segment:
- the LOC136552475 gene encoding putative cysteine-rich receptor-like protein kinase 20 codes for MGALPCLFLALLSSSLSLALVPRAAAYSEYSCNGTTGNFTAGSAFATNLARLVAALPGNASSSASLFASASVGAAPDTAYGLALCRGDVTDPRVCSACLADAFARLRRLCGGDRDATLYADLCTARYSGGDFLARPDDNSPVINALDVNGSTYYGWDARNATSRTLFLSLVGTLFSEMAMYAAYNSSAARMFASAAMYVNPQLPTVYGFVQCTPDLSRAQCWDCFQVLQDQNRRWYDGREGGRILGVRCSFRYEAYHFFDGMPEVRIGLKSDPSSLTPPDSHESNHRVVLIVALVVSITVFSAMVAAGLVMIRARRKRTEKKRKLQLEVRSRNSSATEDALKLWRIEESSSEFTLYDFPELAAATGGFSDENLLGRGGFGPVYKGKMADGAEVAVKRLAAHSGQGLEEFKNEIQLIAKLQHTNLVRLVGCCVQEEEKLLAYEYMPNRSLNFFIFDQQRGPLLDWEKRRRIIDGIAQGLLYLHKHSRVRIIHRDLKASNILLDKDLNPKISDFGMARIFGSNMTEANTNRVVGTYGYMAPEYASEGIFSVKSDVYSFGVLLLEIVSGKRNSGHHHHYGDFVNLLGYAWQLWREGRVFELIDPTLGECGDVATIMRCVKVALLCVQDSAADRPTMADVTAMLQATGPLPDPKQPPHFSLRVATAATSSSDDDGGSGLRTRTQCTTSCSTNDLTITSLHEGR; via the exons ATGGGCGCTCTCCCCTGCCTCTTCCTTGCCCTCCTGTCCTCCTCCCTGTCGCTCGCGCTCGTGCCCCGCGCCGCCGCGTACTCGGAGTACTCGTGCAACGGTACCACGGGCAACTTCACGGCGGGCAGCGCGTTCGCCACCAACTTGGCCCGCCTCGTCGCGGCGCTGCCGGGCAACGCCTCCTCCTCCGCGTCGCTCTTCGCCTCGGCGTCCGTCGGCGCGGCCCCGGACACGGCGTACGGCCTGGCGCTCTGCCGCGGCGACGTCACGGACCCGCGGGTCTGCTCGGCGTGCCTCGCCGACGCGTTCGCCCGGCTGCGCCGCCTCTGCGGCGGTGACCGCGACGCCACGCTCTACGCCGACCTGTGCACGGCGCGGTACTCCGGCGGGGACTTCCTGGCGCGTCCCGACGACAACTCCCCCGTGATCAACGCGCTGGACGTGAACGGGTCGACCTACTATGGGTGGGACGCCCGGAACGCGACGAGCCGGACGCTGTTCCTGTCGCTGGTGGGCACGCTGTTCTCGGAGATGGCCATGTACGCCGCCTACAACTCCTCGGCGGCGCGCATGTTCGCCAGCGCCGCCATGTACGTGAACCCGCAGCTGCCCACGGTGTACGGGTTCGTGCAGTGCACGCCGGACCTCTCGCGGGCGCAGTGCTGGGACTGCTTCCAGGTGCTCCAGGACCAGAACCGCCGCTGGTACGACGGACGCGAGGGCGGACGCATCCTCGGCGTCCGCTGCAGCTTCCGGTACGAGGCGTACCATTTCTTCGACGGCATGCCGGAGGTCAGGATCGGCCTGAAGAGCGACCCGTCTTCACTAACTCCTCCGGATAGCCATG AAAGCAATCACAGGGTGGTCTTAATTGTCGCTCTCGTCGTATCAATCACGGTGTTCTCTGCTATGGTTGCTGCCGGCCTTGTGATGATCAGAGCACGACGAAAAAGAACCG AGAAGAAGAGGAAGCTCCAGCTGGAGGTGCGATCCCGGAACAGCTCCGCGACAGAGGACGCGCTGAAGCTGTGGCGGATCGAGGAGAGCAGCTCCGAGTTCACGCTGTACGACTTCCCCGAGCTGGCGGCCGCGACGGGCGGTTTCTCCGACGAGAACCTGCTCGGCAGGGGCGGCTTCGGCCCCGTCTACAAG GGGAAGATGGCGGACGGCGCCGAGGTCGCGGTGAAGCGGCTGGCGGCGCACTCCGGGCAGGGGCTGGAGGAGTTCAAGAACGAGATCCAGTTGATCGCCAAGCTGCAGCACACCAACCTGGTGCGGCTCGTCGGCTGCTGCGTGCAGGAGGAGGAGAAGCTGCTCGCCTACGAGTACATGCCCAACCGGAGCCTCAACTTCTTCATCTTCGACCAGCAGCGGGGGCCGTTGCTGGACTGGGAGAAACGGCGCCGTATCATCGACGGCATCGCGCAGGGGCTGCTCTACCTGCACAAGCACTCCCGCGTGCGGATCATCCACCGGGACCTGAAGGCCAGCAACATCCTGCTGGACAAGGACCTGAACCCCAAGATCTCCGACTTCGGCATGGCCAGGATCTTCGGCTCCAACATGACCGAAGCTAACACCAACAGGGTCGTCGGAACATA TGGTTACATGGCTCCTGAGTATGCTTCAGAGGGCATCTTCTCGGTGAAGTccgacgtgtacagcttcggcgtgCTGCTGCTGGAGATCGTCAGCGGGAAGCGGAAcagcggccaccaccaccactacggCGACTTCGTCAACCTGCTCGGATAT GCATGGCAGCTGTGGAGGGAAGGGAGGGTGTTCGAGCTGATCGACCCGACGCTGGGCGAGTGCGGCGACGTGGCGACCATCATGCGGTGCGTCAAGGTGGCGCTGCTGTGCGTGCAGGACAGCGCCGCGGACcggccgaccatggcggacgtcACGGCGATGCTGCAGGCCACCGGACCTCTCCCGGACCCGAAGCAGCCGCCGCACTTCTCGCTCAGGGTGGCGACGGCGGCGACCAGCagcagcgacgacgacggcgggtcGGGGCTGCGGACGCGGACGCAGTGCACCACGTCGTGCAGCACCAACGACCTCACCATCACCTCCCTCCACGAGGGCAGGTGA